One segment of Gemmatimonadaceae bacterium DNA contains the following:
- the pcaF gene encoding 3-oxoadipyl-CoA thiolase, with protein sequence MTHAFIAGGLRTPIGSLGGALADVRADDLAAHVIRELMGRHASVDPDAIADVILGCANQAGEDNRNVARMALLLAGLPVTVPGETVNRLCASGLSAIASAARAVAVGDGDLYIAGGVESMTRAPYVLSKAGKPFARDMALYDTSLGWRFVNPIMKERYGTDSMGQTAENVAELHGVSRDDQDGFALRSQQKAASARDAGRLAEEIAPVAIAQAKGAPRLVAHDEFIRADSTREGLARLKPAFRTDGRGSVTAGNSSGLNDGAAATFVCSEAGARRHGLTPMARIVSVAAAGVEPRTMGIGPVPASQKALAKADLTIDQMDIIEINEAFAAQVLASLRALGVADDDPRINPNGGAIALGHPLGMSGARLAITAARQLQRSGGRLALVTMCIGVGQGMAAVMERV encoded by the coding sequence ATGACACATGCCTTCATCGCCGGCGGCCTCCGGACACCGATCGGCAGCCTGGGCGGCGCGCTGGCCGACGTGCGCGCCGATGACCTGGCGGCGCACGTGATCCGCGAACTGATGGGTCGCCACGCATCGGTTGATCCCGATGCCATCGCCGACGTGATCCTCGGCTGCGCCAATCAGGCGGGCGAGGACAACCGCAACGTGGCGCGCATGGCGCTGCTCCTGGCCGGACTTCCCGTCACAGTGCCCGGTGAAACCGTGAACCGGCTGTGTGCCTCCGGGCTCAGCGCCATTGCCAGCGCCGCCCGCGCCGTGGCGGTGGGCGACGGCGATCTGTACATCGCCGGCGGCGTCGAGAGCATGACGCGGGCGCCGTACGTGCTGTCCAAGGCGGGCAAGCCGTTCGCTCGCGACATGGCGCTGTACGACACGTCGCTCGGCTGGCGCTTCGTGAATCCAATAATGAAAGAGCGCTACGGCACGGACTCCATGGGACAGACCGCGGAAAACGTGGCCGAGCTGCACGGCGTCAGCCGTGACGACCAGGATGGCTTCGCGCTGCGCTCGCAGCAGAAGGCCGCATCCGCCCGTGACGCGGGGCGACTGGCCGAGGAGATCGCGCCGGTCGCGATTGCACAGGCGAAGGGAGCGCCGCGGCTCGTCGCGCACGACGAGTTCATTCGCGCCGACTCGACGCGCGAAGGGCTCGCCCGCCTCAAGCCGGCGTTTCGCACCGATGGCAGGGGATCCGTCACGGCCGGCAACTCGTCGGGCCTCAACGATGGCGCGGCGGCGACGTTCGTCTGCTCCGAGGCCGGCGCGCGCCGCCACGGACTCACGCCGATGGCTCGCATTGTGTCCGTCGCGGCGGCCGGCGTCGAGCCACGCACGATGGGGATCGGCCCGGTGCCGGCCTCGCAAAAGGCACTGGCGAAGGCTGACCTTACGATCGATCAGATGGACATCATCGAGATCAACGAGGCCTTCGCCGCGCAGGTGCTCGCCTCGTTGCGCGCCCTCGGCGTCGCCGACGACGACCCGCGCATCAATCCGAACGGCGGCGCGATCGCGCTTGGCCACCCCCTCGGCATGTCGGGGGCGCGACTCGCCATCACCGCCGCGCGTCAGTTGCAGCGCAGCGGCGGCCGCCTTGCGCTGGTGACGATGTGCATTGGCGTCGGCCAGGGGATGGCCGCGGTGATGGAGCGAGTGTAG